The Vagococcus penaei genome includes the window TTCACAATTTGAGTATCTATCAATCAGTCTTAAAACAAAGAAATCAATACTTAAAAAAAATCGCCATGTCGCACACTAAAGATACGATTTATCTGGATGTTTTATCTGAACAACTGGCTCAAGCGGGTGGTTATGTGTTGTATCATCGATTAAAATTTTTAAATAAATTGGAATCTTGGGCAAATACGATTCATCATAAGATTTCTTATGGCAAAGAAGTTTTAACAGTTCAGTACAAGACAGCTCTTGAGATGTCTCAGGGAGCTGAATCACCAAAACAACTTGAGGCGCTTTTATTAGCGGCTTTAAAAAATAATGAAGAACGAGATTTAAATCAATTAACGACAAGCGTTGGCCCACATCGTGATGACCTGCTTTTTTTTATTAACGATAAAAATGTACAAACTTATGGCTCACAGGGACAACAGCGTACAACCGCTTTAAGTGTCAAATTAGCGGAAATTGAGCTGATTAACGAAGAAATTGGGGAGTACCCTATTTTATTATTAGACGATGTGTTAAGTGAATTAGATGATGACCGTCAAATTCATTTGATGGAATTTATTGAGAATAAACTACAAACATTTTTAACGACGACGAGTTTAAATCATTTAGAAAATAAATTAACAATTGAACCTGAGATTTTTCATATCTCACAAGGGGCTATTGAGAAGGATGGGGAATAGGATTGACAGAAGAGAAAAATTATCAAGAATATGATGCAAGTCAGATTCAAGTATTAGAAGGTCTAGAAGCTGTACGTAAACGTCCAGGAATGTATATTGGCTCAACAGGTCCACAAGGTTTGCACCATTTAGTTTGGGAAATTGTCGATAATTCAATTGATGAAGCTCTAGCTGGTTTTTGTACCGAAATTAGTGTTGTGATTGAAGAAGATAATAGTATCACTGTAACGGATAATGGACGGGGGATTCCAGTGGGGATTCAAGAGAAAACGGGTCGTCCAGCCGTTGAAACGGTCTTTACTATTTTACATGCGGGTGGAAAATTTGGCGGTGGTGGTTATAAAGTATCTGGTGGGTTACATGGTGTAGGCTCATCGGTTGTTAATGCCTTATCAACAGTTTTACAAGTCAAAGTCCATAAAAAAGGGCAAGTCTATTTCCAAGAGTTTCATCGTGGAAAAGTCATTGATGACCTAAAAATTATTGGTGAAACCGACAAAACAGGAACGGTTGTTAATTTTAAACCTGATAATGAGATTTTTACTGAAACGACTGAGTTCGACTATGCAATATTAGCGACTCGTATTCGTGAGTTAGCCTTTTTAAATCGTGGCTTAAAAATTAGTATTGAAGATCGT containing:
- the recF gene encoding DNA replication/repair protein RecF (All proteins in this family for which functions are known are DNA-binding proteins that assist the filamentation of RecA onto DNA for the initiation of recombination or recombinational repair.); translated protein: MYLKQISLKNYRNYDELDLPFSKKLTIFLGENAQGKTNLLESIYVLALARSHRSTNDKELIGWGEEFARIEGTVEKKLGPVDLTMIISTKGKKTKINGLEQPRLSDYIGQLNVILFAPEDLSLVKGAPQVRRKFLDMEIGQINPQYLHNLSIYQSVLKQRNQYLKKIAMSHTKDTIYLDVLSEQLAQAGGYVLYHRLKFLNKLESWANTIHHKISYGKEVLTVQYKTALEMSQGAESPKQLEALLLAALKNNEERDLNQLTTSVGPHRDDLLFFINDKNVQTYGSQGQQRTTALSVKLAEIELINEEIGEYPILLLDDVLSELDDDRQIHLMEFIENKLQTFLTTTSLNHLENKLTIEPEIFHISQGAIEKDGE